A genomic stretch from Lysobacter soyae includes:
- a CDS encoding YebC/PmpR family DNA-binding transcriptional regulator has translation MGRGPSIESRKNAVDAQRGKIFTKIIREISVATRTAGSDPGGNPRLRTAIDKGLSVNMSKDVIERAIKKASGELEGVEYEEIRYEGYAPGGVAVIVDCLTDNRVRTVAEVRHAFGKFGGNMGTEGSVAFMFKKLGVLSYDAGADEDAVTEAAIEAGADDIVVYPEDGAIDVLTSPDAFNDVKAAMEAAGLAPGYAEITLRADNDIAVDGETAEKVQKLLAFLNDLDDVQSVHSNAELPA, from the coding sequence ATGGGTCGTGGTCCTTCGATCGAGTCGCGCAAGAACGCCGTAGATGCACAACGCGGCAAAATTTTCACCAAGATCATCCGTGAGATTTCGGTTGCCACGCGCACCGCGGGCAGCGATCCCGGTGGCAATCCGCGCTTGCGCACCGCCATCGACAAAGGCTTGAGCGTCAACATGTCGAAAGACGTGATCGAGCGCGCCATCAAGAAAGCGTCGGGCGAATTGGAAGGCGTCGAATACGAAGAAATCCGTTACGAAGGCTATGCGCCCGGCGGCGTTGCTGTGATCGTCGACTGCCTCACCGACAATCGTGTACGCACGGTGGCCGAAGTGCGGCACGCATTCGGCAAGTTCGGCGGCAACATGGGCACCGAAGGTTCCGTCGCTTTCATGTTCAAGAAATTGGGCGTGCTGAGTTACGACGCCGGCGCTGATGAAGATGCCGTCACCGAAGCGGCGATTGAAGCGGGTGCCGACGACATCGTGGTGTATCCGGAAGATGGCGCGATTGACGTGCTGACCTCGCCTGATGCGTTCAATGACGTCAAGGCCGCCATGGAAGCCGCCGGTTTGGCGCCGGGCTATGCCGAAATTACCTTGCGTGCCGACAACGACATTGCGGTGGATGGCGAAACGGCGGAAAAAGTTCAAAAATTGCTGGCGTTTTTGAACGACCTGGATGACGTGCAGTCGGTCCATAGCAATGCGGAACTGCCGGCCTGA